In one window of Deinococcus terrestris DNA:
- a CDS encoding ParB/RepB/Spo0J family partition protein: MTRRPRPAIGARLSGLVEGVEALSQPATTTLPLEALQPGQFQPRVQFASEGLEALAASIREQGILQPLLVRPLSGSRYEIVAGERRWRAAQIAGLAEVPVLLRDLSDEGARLAAAVENLQRENLNPLEEVRARLGVAAATLGLTPDEVVPRLFALDRRPEDNPGAVERLDTVFGALGRESWRSFVKNRAALLSLPEDVQAAVEGGLDYRKALVIGRAEDPTRRAELLDAAAAGATVQALREQVAPRRVDADPARTVARRLSDRRTLTALDPARRRKLDRLLGQIEALLDGN, translated from the coding sequence GTGACCCGCCGTCCCCGCCCGGCCATCGGTGCCCGTCTCAGCGGGCTGGTGGAGGGCGTGGAGGCGCTGAGCCAGCCCGCCACGACCACCCTGCCGCTGGAAGCCCTCCAGCCGGGCCAGTTTCAGCCGCGCGTGCAGTTCGCCTCCGAGGGGCTGGAGGCGCTCGCCGCCAGCATTCGCGAGCAGGGCATCCTGCAACCGCTGCTGGTGCGCCCCCTGTCTGGCAGCCGTTACGAGATCGTGGCGGGCGAGCGGCGCTGGCGGGCGGCCCAGATCGCGGGGCTGGCCGAGGTGCCCGTCTTGCTGCGCGACCTCAGCGACGAGGGGGCACGGCTGGCGGCGGCGGTAGAAAACCTCCAGCGCGAGAACCTCAATCCGCTCGAAGAGGTCCGCGCCCGCCTGGGGGTCGCCGCCGCCACCCTGGGCCTGACACCCGACGAAGTGGTCCCCCGCCTGTTCGCCCTCGACCGCCGACCGGAGGACAATCCGGGGGCCGTGGAGCGGCTGGACACCGTCTTCGGGGCGCTGGGCCGTGAGAGCTGGCGGTCGTTCGTGAAAAACCGTGCCGCCCTCCTTTCATTGCCGGAGGACGTGCAGGCTGCCGTCGAGGGCGGGCTGGATTACCGCAAGGCGCTGGTGATTGGCCGCGCCGAGGACCCCACCCGCCGCGCTGAATTGCTGGACGCTGCCGCTGCCGGAGCCACCGTGCAGGCCCTGCGCGAGCAGGTGGCCCCGCGCCGCGTGGATGCCGACCCTGCCCGCACCGTCGCCCGCCGCCTCTCCGACCGCCGCACCCTGACCGCCCTCGACCCCGCCCGCCGCCGCAAGCTGGATCGCCTACTGGGCCAGATCGAGGCGCTGCTGGACGGCAACTGA
- a CDS encoding glucose-6-phosphate dehydrogenase, whose translation MIERLLLFGATGDLARRFLLPALAALHAQGDLPGGFQILGAATRKGDDEGFRRQVAEGLEEHAGDLPAASREAVLGALRYRQTDATDPQSVAAALAALPGEGPLAAYLALPPGLFAPAVRALGAAGLPPGSRVVLEKPFGENLEGARSLNALLADTYGEEAERVVFRVDHVLGMAPVQNLLGLRFANRVAQALWTGEHIEQIEILWEETLALEGRAGYYDGTGALKDVLQNHMLQVLCFAAMEPPASLNERDLRDAKVAALRSVRSLTPQAVEEQTRRARYTAGRLADTGGAGGGEVPDYAAEEGVDPSRETETWAEVVLELDTPRWQGTRFVLRAGKALSARRKGIVVRFRAAEPSPFGESEDMPPNEWRIGLDGPTDLGLHLSGLSAGSRPQPVPLALTGPPPESGLPPYARVLRDVLAGGSALSVRGDEAEEAWRVVTPVLEGWAAGRVPLEEYPAGSSGPGDRSQ comes from the coding sequence ATGATCGAGAGACTGCTGCTGTTCGGCGCCACGGGTGACCTCGCCCGCCGCTTTCTGCTGCCCGCCCTGGCCGCACTGCACGCGCAGGGGGACCTTCCCGGCGGCTTCCAGATCCTCGGGGCGGCGACCCGTAAGGGGGACGACGAGGGTTTTCGCCGTCAAGTCGCGGAGGGTCTGGAGGAGCACGCGGGCGACCTTCCCGCCGCCTCCCGTGAGGCGGTGCTGGGGGCGCTGCGCTACCGCCAGACGGACGCCACCGACCCGCAAAGCGTGGCTGCCGCCCTGGCCGCCCTTCCCGGCGAGGGGCCCCTGGCCGCCTACCTCGCGCTGCCGCCCGGCCTCTTCGCCCCGGCGGTGCGGGCGCTTGGGGCCGCCGGGTTGCCGCCGGGCAGCCGCGTGGTGCTGGAAAAGCCCTTCGGGGAGAATCTGGAAGGGGCGCGGTCGCTCAACGCCCTGCTCGCGGACACCTACGGGGAGGAGGCCGAGCGGGTCGTCTTCCGGGTCGATCACGTGCTGGGCATGGCCCCGGTACAGAACCTGCTGGGCCTGCGCTTCGCCAACCGGGTGGCTCAGGCCCTGTGGACCGGCGAGCACATCGAGCAGATCGAGATTCTCTGGGAGGAGACCCTGGCGTTGGAGGGCCGCGCCGGGTACTACGACGGGACCGGGGCCCTGAAGGACGTGCTGCAAAACCACATGCTGCAAGTCCTGTGCTTCGCCGCGATGGAGCCGCCCGCCAGCCTGAACGAACGCGACCTGCGGGACGCCAAGGTGGCGGCGCTGCGCTCGGTGCGTTCCCTGACCCCGCAGGCCGTGGAGGAGCAGACGCGCCGCGCCCGCTATACGGCGGGCCGCCTCGCCGACACGGGCGGGGCGGGCGGAGGCGAGGTGCCCGATTACGCCGCCGAGGAGGGCGTGGACCCCTCCCGCGAGACCGAAACCTGGGCCGAGGTCGTGCTGGAGTTGGATACCCCCCGCTGGCAGGGCACCCGCTTCGTCCTGCGGGCAGGCAAAGCGCTCTCCGCGCGGCGCAAGGGGATCGTCGTCCGCTTCCGGGCCGCCGAGCCTTCACCCTTCGGAGAGTCAGAGGATATGCCCCCCAACGAGTGGCGCATCGGGCTGGACGGCCCCACCGACCTCGGCCTGCACCTGAGCGGCCTGAGCGCCGGGTCGCGGCCGCAGCCCGTGCCCCTCGCCCTCACTGGACCCCCGCCGGAGAGTGGCCTGCCCCCCTACGCCCGCGTGCTGCGCGACGTGCTGGCGGGCGGCAGCGCCCTGTCCGTGCGGGGCGACGAGGCCGAGGAAGCGTGGCGGGTGGTGACGCCCGTGCTGGAGGGCTGGGCGGCGGGCCGCGTCCCGCTGGAGGAGTACCCGGCGGGGTCGTCCGGCCCGGGTGACCGGTCCCAGTGA
- a CDS encoding SMP-30/gluconolactonase/LRE family protein — translation MRAEQVTDPVAYHAEGPVWSGRWGGLRWVDMLAGDVLSLGPGGMVERRHVGRVAAAVRPRRGGGAVIGVERGFALEDADGTLRTLPEVWSAPGVRMNEGACDPDGRFYCGSMAYDQTPGAAKLYRLNPDGTVEVVLENVTVSNGLEWSPDGSLAYYNDTATFQVSVFDYDRERGLTNRRPFVDLRGEELRPDGLTVDSRGGVWVALSNGGAVRHYAPDGRLADVIELPTKKVTACTFGGAGLGTLYITTSRENLEPGEDPLAGSLFRAEVGVRGQPTREFAG, via the coding sequence ATGCGAGCAGAACAGGTGACGGACCCGGTGGCCTACCACGCCGAGGGTCCGGTGTGGTCCGGGCGCTGGGGCGGCCTGCGCTGGGTGGACATGCTCGCGGGCGACGTGCTGTCGCTGGGGCCGGGCGGAATGGTGGAGCGGCGGCACGTCGGCAGGGTGGCCGCCGCCGTGCGCCCCCGCCGTGGGGGCGGCGCCGTGATCGGTGTGGAGCGCGGCTTCGCGCTGGAGGACGCGGACGGGACGCTCCGCACGCTCCCGGAGGTCTGGAGCGCCCCCGGCGTCCGTATGAACGAGGGCGCCTGCGACCCCGACGGCCGCTTCTACTGCGGCTCGATGGCCTACGACCAGACGCCCGGCGCGGCCAAGCTGTACCGCCTGAATCCCGACGGCACGGTGGAGGTGGTGCTGGAGAATGTCACCGTCTCCAACGGCCTGGAGTGGAGCCCCGACGGCTCGCTGGCCTACTACAACGACACGGCGACCTTTCAGGTCAGCGTCTTCGACTACGACCGCGAAAGGGGCCTGACCAACCGGCGCCCCTTCGTAGACCTGCGGGGCGAGGAACTGCGGCCCGACGGCCTGACGGTGGACTCGCGGGGAGGCGTGTGGGTGGCCCTCTCCAACGGCGGCGCGGTGCGGCACTATGCGCCGGACGGCAGGTTGGCGGACGTGATCGAACTCCCCACGAAAAAGGTCACGGCCTGTACCTTCGGGGGCGCCGGGCTGGGGACGCTCTACATCACCACCTCGCGCGAGAACCTGGAGCCGGGCGAAGACCCGCTGGCCGGGTCCCTCTTTCGGGCCGAGGTCGGCGTCCGGGGCCAGCCCACCCGCGAGTTCGCCGGGTGA
- a CDS encoding FAD-dependent oxidoreductase, with the protein MTAAPPTLVPGAAIKTEVVVIGAGQAGLSAAYHLAQRGLAPVKGFVVLDAAPEPGGAWQFRWPSLTLSTVNRLHDLPGMPFSEVAGAGQGQVRASVAVPRYFAAYERRFGLPVFRPVRVTLVTRRGERFRIETDRGDLSARGLINATGTWESPYIPAYPGADRFRGRQLHTRDYRTAAEFTGQHVVVVGAGISALQLLDEVSRVTTTTWVTRRPPQFREGPFDEEAGRAAVALVEDRVRRGLPPASVVSVTGLPVTPAVEAMRARGVLERRPMFREITETGVRWEDGSEQRTDVILWCTGFRSSLDHLAPLGLREPGGGIVMTGRLATQVARDPRIHLVGYGPSSSTIGANRAGRAAATELLEVLGLP; encoded by the coding sequence GTGACTGCTGCCCCCCCCACCCTCGTCCCCGGCGCGGCGATCAAGACCGAGGTCGTGGTGATCGGCGCGGGGCAGGCGGGCCTCTCCGCCGCGTACCACCTCGCGCAACGTGGCCTCGCCCCGGTCAAGGGCTTCGTGGTGCTGGACGCCGCGCCCGAGCCCGGAGGCGCGTGGCAGTTTCGCTGGCCCAGCCTGACGCTGAGCACGGTCAACCGCCTGCACGACCTGCCGGGGATGCCCTTCTCGGAGGTCGCGGGGGCCGGGCAGGGGCAGGTGCGGGCCAGCGTCGCGGTGCCGCGCTACTTCGCGGCCTACGAGCGCCGTTTCGGGCTGCCCGTCTTCCGGCCTGTGCGGGTGACGCTGGTGACCCGGCGCGGCGAGCGTTTCCGGATCGAGACCGACCGGGGCGACCTCTCCGCCCGTGGGCTCATCAACGCCACCGGAACCTGGGAAAGCCCGTATATCCCCGCGTATCCGGGCGCGGACCGCTTCCGCGGGCGGCAGCTTCACACCCGCGACTACCGCACGGCCGCAGAGTTCACCGGGCAGCATGTGGTGGTTGTCGGCGCTGGAATCTCGGCCCTGCAACTGCTGGACGAGGTGTCGCGGGTCACGACGACCACCTGGGTGACGCGCCGCCCCCCGCAGTTCCGCGAGGGTCCCTTTGACGAGGAGGCGGGTCGCGCGGCGGTCGCGCTCGTTGAGGACCGGGTGCGGCGTGGGCTACCACCGGCGTCGGTTGTCTCCGTCACCGGGCTCCCGGTGACCCCGGCGGTAGAGGCCATGCGGGCGCGGGGCGTGCTGGAGCGCCGACCCATGTTCCGCGAGATCACCGAGACCGGCGTGCGCTGGGAAGACGGCAGCGAGCAGCGGACGGACGTGATTCTGTGGTGCACGGGCTTTCGCAGCTCGCTTGACCATCTCGCGCCCCTGGGGCTGCGGGAGCCGGGGGGCGGCATCGTCATGACCGGACGCCTCGCCACCCAGGTCGCCCGTGACCCGCGCATTCACCTCGTGGGGTATGGCCCGTCCTCCTCCACCATCGGCGCGAACCGGGCGGGGCGGGCTGCCGCGACGGAACTGCTTGAGGTGCTGGGGCTGCCGTGA
- a CDS encoding ParA family protein has product MRTLTFFNHAGGVMKTSLTRDVGYSLARSGLRVLLVDLDPQANLTDWLGVTGVGQEQTVFATATRGEPLPSPVRVHGLALIPSDVSLALAEGQMMGVVGAHLHLRQGLQAVAGDYDVALIDSPPSLGQLSILGALAADHLIVPVPTRQKGMNALAGLSEAMATYRKLRPDLTVALYVPTLYDARRSHDREALTALQGMLRPLASPIPDRGAVWNDSASAGQPVGVYAPGSPVHRDVERVTTEIAGVVGLPFPGPAVSDRWGDA; this is encoded by the coding sequence ATGCGGACGCTGACCTTCTTCAACCACGCGGGCGGCGTGATGAAAACCAGCCTCACGCGCGACGTGGGCTACAGCCTGGCGCGGTCGGGGCTGCGGGTGCTGCTCGTGGACCTCGACCCGCAGGCCAATCTCACCGACTGGCTGGGGGTGACGGGCGTGGGGCAGGAGCAGACCGTCTTCGCCACGGCCACGCGGGGCGAGCCCCTCCCCTCCCCGGTGCGGGTGCACGGCCTCGCCCTGATTCCCAGCGACGTGTCGCTCGCGCTGGCCGAGGGGCAGATGATGGGCGTGGTGGGAGCGCACCTGCACCTGCGCCAGGGCCTCCAGGCGGTTGCCGGGGACTACGACGTGGCCTTGATCGACAGCCCGCCCAGTCTGGGGCAGCTCTCGATTCTGGGGGCGCTCGCCGCCGACCACCTGATCGTGCCCGTGCCGACCCGCCAGAAGGGCATGAACGCGCTGGCGGGCTTGTCCGAGGCGATGGCGACCTACCGCAAGCTGCGCCCGGACCTCACGGTGGCCCTGTACGTGCCCACCCTGTACGACGCGCGGCGCTCGCATGACCGCGAGGCTCTGACGGCTCTCCAGGGGATGCTGCGGCCCCTCGCCAGCCCGATTCCTGACCGGGGCGCGGTGTGGAACGACAGCGCGAGTGCGGGGCAGCCCGTGGGCGTGTACGCGCCGGGTTCGCCTGTCCACCGCGACGTGGAGCGGGTGACCACCGAGATCGCCGGGGTGGTGGGGCTGCCCTTCCCCGGTCCCGCAGTGTCTGACCGGTGGGGGGACGCGTGA
- a CDS encoding sugar porter family MFS transporter, protein MADSKYRSATLIAAGAAVGGLLAGGDTSTLNGGIVGIRTTLELESGSVGFVTAISLLGAAAGAWFAGPLASRYGRGRIMLGAGILIGLGWLGVTLAGGVLPLVLARVVVGLGLGAASAVVPGYISEVAPTAIRGRLGTFWQISIVLGQLIALIVSYLLTLWAGSEAAPLFFGAAAWRWMFGVAVLAALAYIVITLRLPRTPPELVREGDVQGAQEVLTRLGGGEGASRERLAEIQQGQADAGGERSLAALRGPALGLRPIVWTGIGLAAFQQLVGIQIVKVYSNTLWQAVGFSTDQAFLTSILTVGLSVVAALIAIGIIDRVGRRTMLGVGGVFLVITLGTLAVVFGNAGDGAEGPVLTQGSAIIALSAVGVYSLAFGITWGPVMWVMLNELFASNLRTTAVAVCTAVNWIMNWAVVRTFPSLADLGLGLAYGVYTVFAVLALLFVWRTLPETRDRSLA, encoded by the coding sequence ATGGCAGATTCGAAGTACCGCTCCGCCACCCTGATTGCCGCCGGGGCCGCCGTCGGCGGGCTGCTCGCGGGCGGGGACACCTCGACCCTGAACGGGGGCATCGTCGGCATCCGCACCACGCTGGAGCTGGAAAGCGGCTCGGTGGGGTTCGTGACGGCCATCAGCCTGCTGGGGGCGGCGGCGGGGGCGTGGTTCGCGGGACCACTGGCGTCGCGCTACGGGCGGGGCCGCATCATGCTGGGGGCAGGCATCCTGATCGGCCTGGGGTGGCTGGGCGTGACTCTGGCGGGGGGGGTACTGCCCCTCGTGCTCGCGCGGGTCGTGGTGGGCCTGGGTCTGGGTGCGGCGAGCGCGGTCGTGCCCGGCTACATCAGCGAGGTCGCGCCGACCGCCATCCGGGGCCGCCTGGGCACCTTCTGGCAGATTTCCATCGTGCTGGGGCAACTGATCGCCCTGATCGTGAGTTACCTGCTCACCCTCTGGGCGGGGTCGGAGGCGGCTCCCCTCTTCTTCGGGGCTGCCGCGTGGCGCTGGATGTTCGGGGTGGCGGTTCTCGCCGCCCTCGCCTATATCGTGATCACCCTGCGGCTGCCGCGTACGCCGCCCGAACTTGTCCGCGAGGGCGACGTGCAGGGGGCGCAAGAGGTCCTGACCCGCCTCGGCGGTGGGGAGGGGGCGAGCCGGGAGCGGCTGGCAGAAATTCAGCAGGGCCAGGCGGACGCGGGGGGTGAGCGCAGCCTCGCAGCCCTGCGCGGCCCGGCCCTGGGGCTGAGGCCCATCGTCTGGACGGGCATCGGGCTAGCGGCCTTTCAGCAGCTCGTGGGGATCCAGATCGTCAAGGTCTATTCCAACACGCTGTGGCAGGCGGTGGGCTTCTCGACCGATCAGGCCTTCCTGACGAGCATTCTCACCGTGGGCCTGAGTGTTGTCGCGGCCCTGATCGCCATCGGGATCATCGACCGGGTGGGGCGGCGGACCATGCTGGGCGTCGGCGGTGTCTTCCTGGTGATCACGCTGGGCACGCTGGCCGTGGTGTTCGGCAATGCCGGGGACGGGGCGGAAGGGCCGGTGCTGACCCAGGGTTCGGCCATCATTGCCCTGAGCGCCGTCGGCGTGTACTCGCTGGCCTTCGGCATCACCTGGGGGCCGGTGATGTGGGTGATGCTCAACGAACTGTTCGCCAGCAACCTGCGGACCACGGCGGTGGCCGTCTGCACGGCCGTCAACTGGATCATGAACTGGGCGGTCGTCCGGACCTTCCCCAGCCTGGCCGACCTGGGACTGGGGCTGGCCTACGGGGTCTACACGGTCTTCGCGGTGCTGGCCCTGCTCTTCGTGTGGCGAACGCTGCCGGAGACGCGGGACCGCTCGCTGGCCTAG
- a CDS encoding HAD family hydrolase: protein MIVAFVNPAGLLTRPGPDDPDPGEAPAALAGLLGAGADLIPVTGLDEEELLEVPALFTSWQILRHGAVVLTPDGEEDPAWKRLSRETLTERGEALRLAHQAAQHIGMLGQLGTEARLHERGGLPLRVTVRHPYGVAPALAAAAREWRAWLDEGPFAGELRLREEPEELVLLPREINPESAVNYVLGQLPDEVTLRLGVSAAASDAPFLALCDYAVVPGGGGVLRSALEAAEEQMEDDLG from the coding sequence ATGATCGTCGCCTTTGTCAACCCCGCCGGACTCCTGACCCGTCCCGGTCCCGACGACCCCGACCCCGGCGAGGCCCCCGCCGCACTCGCGGGCCTGCTGGGTGCCGGGGCCGACCTCATCCCCGTGACCGGACTGGACGAGGAGGAACTGCTGGAGGTCCCGGCCCTCTTCACGTCCTGGCAGATTCTGCGCCACGGGGCGGTCGTGCTGACCCCCGACGGCGAAGAGGACCCGGCGTGGAAGCGCCTGAGCCGCGAGACACTGACCGAGCGCGGGGAAGCGCTGCGGCTGGCGCACCAGGCGGCCCAGCACATCGGGATGCTGGGCCAACTGGGCACTGAGGCTAGGCTGCATGAGCGCGGCGGGCTGCCCCTGCGCGTGACTGTGCGCCATCCCTACGGGGTCGCCCCGGCCCTGGCAGCGGCGGCGCGGGAGTGGCGGGCTTGGCTGGACGAGGGACCCTTCGCGGGCGAGCTGCGGCTGCGGGAAGAGCCGGAGGAACTGGTGCTGCTCCCCCGCGAGATCAACCCCGAGAGTGCCGTGAATTACGTGCTGGGTCAGCTTCCAGACGAGGTCACCCTGCGTCTGGGCGTCAGCGCGGCGGCCAGCGACGCCCCCTTCCTGGCCCTGTGCGACTACGCGGTCGTGCCGGGTGGCGGCGGGGTGCTGCGCTCGGCCCTGGAAGCGGCCGAGGAGCAGATGGAGGACGACCTCGGGTGA
- a CDS encoding MBL fold metallo-hydrolase, with product MTPPLPPFVRRFPLYANVYLLDSPDGRLLVDTGTLAHVPRLARLLAQFRPDAVVLTHHHIDHAGGAPFAARRGLPILAHTPEHPYLTGDVHDLPYPAGRPEIGKIVSRLHPKVPAHALRSIQPGENVAGWEVVALPGHTPGQIGLLRDGVLVAGDAVVGGPTGAHLPRTAYNADNREAARTLRRIADLASQLVLPGHGAPLTPEQVQRRAERDPEPSSLVT from the coding sequence GTGACGCCTCCGCTGCCACCCTTCGTTCGGCGTTTTCCCCTTTATGCCAACGTCTACCTGCTGGACAGCCCCGACGGACGTCTGCTGGTCGATACGGGCACCCTCGCCCATGTACCCCGGCTGGCGCGGCTGCTGGCGCAGTTCCGGCCCGACGCGGTGGTGCTGACCCATCACCACATCGACCATGCGGGCGGGGCGCCCTTCGCGGCGCGGCGTGGCCTCCCTATCCTCGCCCACACGCCGGAACACCCCTACCTGACGGGCGACGTCCACGACCTGCCTTATCCGGCGGGCCGTCCGGAGATCGGGAAGATCGTCTCGCGCCTGCATCCCAAGGTCCCAGCCCATGCTCTGCGCTCCATCCAGCCCGGCGAGAACGTGGCGGGCTGGGAGGTGGTCGCGCTGCCGGGCCACACGCCGGGGCAAATCGGCCTGCTGCGGGACGGCGTGCTCGTGGCGGGAGACGCGGTGGTAGGTGGCCCGACCGGGGCGCACCTCCCCCGCACCGCCTACAACGCCGACAACCGGGAAGCGGCCCGCACCCTGCGGCGCATCGCGGACCTCGCCTCCCAGCTGGTGCTGCCGGGCCACGGCGCTCCTCTCACCCCCGAGCAGGTGCAGCGGCGGGCAGAACGGGACCCGGAACCCTCATCGCTCGTCACGTGA